The following are encoded in a window of Chionomys nivalis chromosome X, mChiNiv1.1, whole genome shotgun sequence genomic DNA:
- the Pnck gene encoding calcium/calmodulin-dependent protein kinase type 1B isoform X1 yields the protein MNNKHIKLRDDPSQALVLRPHLCLLPVPPFLPVTITHSQRALSTCSCCACLQDNGKGPRKRSLPRRTMEHEDMLLLKKQTEDISSVYEIREKLGSGAFSEVMLAQERGSAHLVALKCIPKKALRGKEALVENEIAVLRRISHPNIVALEDVHESPSHLYLAMELVTGGELFDRIMERGSYTEKDASHLVGQVLGAVSYLHSLGIVHRDLKPENLLYATPFEDSKIMVSDFGLSKIQAGNMLGTACGTPGYVAPELLEQKPYGKAVDVWALGVISYILLCGYPPFYDESDPELFSQILRASYEFDSPFWDDISESAKDFIRHLLERDPQKRFTCQQALQHLWISGDAALDKDILGSVSEQIQKNFARTHWKRAFNATSFLHHIRKLGQSPEGEEVSRQGRTCHSHPGLGTSQSPKW from the exons atgaataacaagCACATAAAACTTAGAGACGATCCAAGCCAGGCTTTGGTCCTCAGACCTCACCTGTGCCTTCTTCCTGTGCCCCCATTTCTTCCAGTGACCATCACTCACAGCCAGAGAGCACTCAGCACATGCTCCTGCTGTGCGTGCCTTCAAGACAACGGAAAAGGACCCAGAAAACGCAGCTTACCCCGGAGAACAATGGAACATGAAG acATGCTGCTGCTCAAGAAACAGACGGAGGACATCAGCAGTGTCTATGAGATCCGGGAGAAGCTGGGCTC GGGTGCCTTCTCCGAGGTGATGCTGGCCCAGGAAAGGGGCTCTGCCCATCTTGTGGCCCTCAAGTGTATCCCCAAGAAAGCCCTTCGGGGCAAGGAGGCCCTGGTGGAGAATGAGATTGCGGTACTCCGCAG GATCAGTCACCCCAACATTGTCGCTCTGGAAGACGTTCATGAGAGCCCTTCTCACCTCTACTTGGCCATGGAGCT GGTGACTGGTGGTGAACTGTTTGACCGCATCATGGAGCGGGGCTCCTACACAGAGAAGGATGCCAGCCACCTTGTAGGGCAGGTCCTCGGGGCTGTCTCCTACCTTCATAGCCTGGGCATTGTGCACCGGGACCTCAAG CCTGAAAACCTCCTCTATGCCACACCCTTTGAGGACTCCAAGATCATGGTCTCTGACTTTGGCCTGTCCAAAATACAAGCTGGCAACATGCTAGGCACAGCCTGTGGGACCCCAGGATATGTGG CCCCAGAGCTCCTGGAGCAGAAACCCTACGGGAAGGCCGTAGATGTGTGGGCCCTGGGTGTCATCTCCTACATCCT GCTCTGTGGGTACCCCCCCTTCTACGACGAGAGCGACCCTGAACTCTTCAGCCAGATTCTGAGGGCCAGCTATGAGTTTGATTCTCCCTTTTGGGATGACATCTCAGAATCAG CCAAAGACTTCATCAGGCACCTGCTGGAGCGTGATCCCCAGAAGAGGTTCACCTGCCAACAGGCCTTACAGCATCTTTG GATCTCTGGGGATGCAGCCTTGGACAAAGACATCCTGGGTTCTGTCAGTGAACAGATCCAGAAGAATTTTGCCCGGACACACTGGAAG CGAGCATTCAATGCCACATCATTCCTACATCACATCCGTAAGCTGGGGCAGAGCCCAGAGGGTGAGGAGGTCTCCCGGCAGGGTAGGACCTGTCACAGCCACCCAGGCCTTGGGACTAGCCAGTCCCCCAAGTGGTGA
- the Pnck gene encoding calcium/calmodulin-dependent protein kinase type 1B isoform X4, which yields MATACSTAQDMLLLKKQTEDISSVYEIREKLGSGAFSEVMLAQERGSAHLVALKCIPKKALRGKEALVENEIAVLRRISHPNIVALEDVHESPSHLYLAMELVTGGELFDRIMERGSYTEKDASHLVGQVLGAVSYLHSLGIVHRDLKPENLLYATPFEDSKIMVSDFGLSKIQAGNMLGTACGTPGYVAPELLEQKPYGKAVDVWALGVISYILLCGYPPFYDESDPELFSQILRASYEFDSPFWDDISESAKDFIRHLLERDPQKRFTCQQALQHLWISGDAALDKDILGSVSEQIQKNFARTHWKRAFNATSFLHHIRKLGQSPEGEEVSRQGRTCHSHPGLGTSQSPKW from the exons ATGGCCACCGCGTGCTCGACTGCCCAGG acATGCTGCTGCTCAAGAAACAGACGGAGGACATCAGCAGTGTCTATGAGATCCGGGAGAAGCTGGGCTC GGGTGCCTTCTCCGAGGTGATGCTGGCCCAGGAAAGGGGCTCTGCCCATCTTGTGGCCCTCAAGTGTATCCCCAAGAAAGCCCTTCGGGGCAAGGAGGCCCTGGTGGAGAATGAGATTGCGGTACTCCGCAG GATCAGTCACCCCAACATTGTCGCTCTGGAAGACGTTCATGAGAGCCCTTCTCACCTCTACTTGGCCATGGAGCT GGTGACTGGTGGTGAACTGTTTGACCGCATCATGGAGCGGGGCTCCTACACAGAGAAGGATGCCAGCCACCTTGTAGGGCAGGTCCTCGGGGCTGTCTCCTACCTTCATAGCCTGGGCATTGTGCACCGGGACCTCAAG CCTGAAAACCTCCTCTATGCCACACCCTTTGAGGACTCCAAGATCATGGTCTCTGACTTTGGCCTGTCCAAAATACAAGCTGGCAACATGCTAGGCACAGCCTGTGGGACCCCAGGATATGTGG CCCCAGAGCTCCTGGAGCAGAAACCCTACGGGAAGGCCGTAGATGTGTGGGCCCTGGGTGTCATCTCCTACATCCT GCTCTGTGGGTACCCCCCCTTCTACGACGAGAGCGACCCTGAACTCTTCAGCCAGATTCTGAGGGCCAGCTATGAGTTTGATTCTCCCTTTTGGGATGACATCTCAGAATCAG CCAAAGACTTCATCAGGCACCTGCTGGAGCGTGATCCCCAGAAGAGGTTCACCTGCCAACAGGCCTTACAGCATCTTTG GATCTCTGGGGATGCAGCCTTGGACAAAGACATCCTGGGTTCTGTCAGTGAACAGATCCAGAAGAATTTTGCCCGGACACACTGGAAG CGAGCATTCAATGCCACATCATTCCTACATCACATCCGTAAGCTGGGGCAGAGCCCAGAGGGTGAGGAGGTCTCCCGGCAGGGTAGGACCTGTCACAGCCACCCAGGCCTTGGGACTAGCCAGTCCCCCAAGTGGTGA
- the Pnck gene encoding calcium/calmodulin-dependent protein kinase type 1B isoform X6 — MLLLKKQTEDISSVYEIREKLGSISHPNIVALEDVHESPSHLYLAMELVTGGELFDRIMERGSYTEKDASHLVGQVLGAVSYLHSLGIVHRDLKPENLLYATPFEDSKIMVSDFGLSKIQAGNMLGTACGTPGYVAPELLEQKPYGKAVDVWALGVISYILLCGYPPFYDESDPELFSQILRASYEFDSPFWDDISESAKDFIRHLLERDPQKRFTCQQALQHLWISGDAALDKDILGSVSEQIQKNFARTHWKRAFNATSFLHHIRKLGQSPEGEEVSRQGRTCHSHPGLGTSQSPKW; from the exons ATGCTGCTGCTCAAGAAACAGACGGAGGACATCAGCAGTGTCTATGAGATCCGGGAGAAGCTGGGCTC GATCAGTCACCCCAACATTGTCGCTCTGGAAGACGTTCATGAGAGCCCTTCTCACCTCTACTTGGCCATGGAGCT GGTGACTGGTGGTGAACTGTTTGACCGCATCATGGAGCGGGGCTCCTACACAGAGAAGGATGCCAGCCACCTTGTAGGGCAGGTCCTCGGGGCTGTCTCCTACCTTCATAGCCTGGGCATTGTGCACCGGGACCTCAAG CCTGAAAACCTCCTCTATGCCACACCCTTTGAGGACTCCAAGATCATGGTCTCTGACTTTGGCCTGTCCAAAATACAAGCTGGCAACATGCTAGGCACAGCCTGTGGGACCCCAGGATATGTGG CCCCAGAGCTCCTGGAGCAGAAACCCTACGGGAAGGCCGTAGATGTGTGGGCCCTGGGTGTCATCTCCTACATCCT GCTCTGTGGGTACCCCCCCTTCTACGACGAGAGCGACCCTGAACTCTTCAGCCAGATTCTGAGGGCCAGCTATGAGTTTGATTCTCCCTTTTGGGATGACATCTCAGAATCAG CCAAAGACTTCATCAGGCACCTGCTGGAGCGTGATCCCCAGAAGAGGTTCACCTGCCAACAGGCCTTACAGCATCTTTG GATCTCTGGGGATGCAGCCTTGGACAAAGACATCCTGGGTTCTGTCAGTGAACAGATCCAGAAGAATTTTGCCCGGACACACTGGAAG CGAGCATTCAATGCCACATCATTCCTACATCACATCCGTAAGCTGGGGCAGAGCCCAGAGGGTGAGGAGGTCTCCCGGCAGGGTAGGACCTGTCACAGCCACCCAGGCCTTGGGACTAGCCAGTCCCCCAAGTGGTGA
- the Pnck gene encoding calcium/calmodulin-dependent protein kinase type 1B isoform X5: protein MEHEDMLLLKKQTEDISSVYEIREKLGSGAFSEVMLAQERGSAHLVALKCIPKKALRGKEALVENEIAVLRRISHPNIVALEDVHESPSHLYLAMELVTGGELFDRIMERGSYTEKDASHLVGQVLGAVSYLHSLGIVHRDLKPENLLYATPFEDSKIMVSDFGLSKIQAGNMLGTACGTPGYVAPELLEQKPYGKAVDVWALGVISYILLCGYPPFYDESDPELFSQILRASYEFDSPFWDDISESAKDFIRHLLERDPQKRFTCQQALQHLWISGDAALDKDILGSVSEQIQKNFARTHWKRAFNATSFLHHIRKLGQSPEGEEVSRQGRTCHSHPGLGTSQSPKW, encoded by the exons ATGGAACATGAAG acATGCTGCTGCTCAAGAAACAGACGGAGGACATCAGCAGTGTCTATGAGATCCGGGAGAAGCTGGGCTC GGGTGCCTTCTCCGAGGTGATGCTGGCCCAGGAAAGGGGCTCTGCCCATCTTGTGGCCCTCAAGTGTATCCCCAAGAAAGCCCTTCGGGGCAAGGAGGCCCTGGTGGAGAATGAGATTGCGGTACTCCGCAG GATCAGTCACCCCAACATTGTCGCTCTGGAAGACGTTCATGAGAGCCCTTCTCACCTCTACTTGGCCATGGAGCT GGTGACTGGTGGTGAACTGTTTGACCGCATCATGGAGCGGGGCTCCTACACAGAGAAGGATGCCAGCCACCTTGTAGGGCAGGTCCTCGGGGCTGTCTCCTACCTTCATAGCCTGGGCATTGTGCACCGGGACCTCAAG CCTGAAAACCTCCTCTATGCCACACCCTTTGAGGACTCCAAGATCATGGTCTCTGACTTTGGCCTGTCCAAAATACAAGCTGGCAACATGCTAGGCACAGCCTGTGGGACCCCAGGATATGTGG CCCCAGAGCTCCTGGAGCAGAAACCCTACGGGAAGGCCGTAGATGTGTGGGCCCTGGGTGTCATCTCCTACATCCT GCTCTGTGGGTACCCCCCCTTCTACGACGAGAGCGACCCTGAACTCTTCAGCCAGATTCTGAGGGCCAGCTATGAGTTTGATTCTCCCTTTTGGGATGACATCTCAGAATCAG CCAAAGACTTCATCAGGCACCTGCTGGAGCGTGATCCCCAGAAGAGGTTCACCTGCCAACAGGCCTTACAGCATCTTTG GATCTCTGGGGATGCAGCCTTGGACAAAGACATCCTGGGTTCTGTCAGTGAACAGATCCAGAAGAATTTTGCCCGGACACACTGGAAG CGAGCATTCAATGCCACATCATTCCTACATCACATCCGTAAGCTGGGGCAGAGCCCAGAGGGTGAGGAGGTCTCCCGGCAGGGTAGGACCTGTCACAGCCACCCAGGCCTTGGGACTAGCCAGTCCCCCAAGTGGTGA
- the Pnck gene encoding calcium/calmodulin-dependent protein kinase type 1B isoform X3 gives MLLLKKQTEDISSVYEIREKLGSGAFSEVMLAQERGSAHLVALKCIPKKALRGKEALVENEIAVLRRISHPNIVALEDVHESPSHLYLAMELVTGGELFDRIMERGSYTEKDASHLVGQVLGAVSYLHSLGIVHRDLKPENLLYATPFEDSKIMVSDFGLSKIQAGNMLGTACGTPGYVAPELLEQKPYGKAVDVWALGVISYILLCGYPPFYDESDPELFSQILRASYEFDSPFWDDISESAKDFIRHLLERDPQKRFTCQQALQHLWISGDAALDKDILGSVSEQIQKNFARTHWKRAFNATSFLHHIRKLGQSPEGEEVSRQGRTCHSHPGLGTSQSPKW, from the exons ATGCTGCTGCTCAAGAAACAGACGGAGGACATCAGCAGTGTCTATGAGATCCGGGAGAAGCTGGGCTC GGGTGCCTTCTCCGAGGTGATGCTGGCCCAGGAAAGGGGCTCTGCCCATCTTGTGGCCCTCAAGTGTATCCCCAAGAAAGCCCTTCGGGGCAAGGAGGCCCTGGTGGAGAATGAGATTGCGGTACTCCGCAG GATCAGTCACCCCAACATTGTCGCTCTGGAAGACGTTCATGAGAGCCCTTCTCACCTCTACTTGGCCATGGAGCT GGTGACTGGTGGTGAACTGTTTGACCGCATCATGGAGCGGGGCTCCTACACAGAGAAGGATGCCAGCCACCTTGTAGGGCAGGTCCTCGGGGCTGTCTCCTACCTTCATAGCCTGGGCATTGTGCACCGGGACCTCAAG CCTGAAAACCTCCTCTATGCCACACCCTTTGAGGACTCCAAGATCATGGTCTCTGACTTTGGCCTGTCCAAAATACAAGCTGGCAACATGCTAGGCACAGCCTGTGGGACCCCAGGATATGTGG CCCCAGAGCTCCTGGAGCAGAAACCCTACGGGAAGGCCGTAGATGTGTGGGCCCTGGGTGTCATCTCCTACATCCT GCTCTGTGGGTACCCCCCCTTCTACGACGAGAGCGACCCTGAACTCTTCAGCCAGATTCTGAGGGCCAGCTATGAGTTTGATTCTCCCTTTTGGGATGACATCTCAGAATCAG CCAAAGACTTCATCAGGCACCTGCTGGAGCGTGATCCCCAGAAGAGGTTCACCTGCCAACAGGCCTTACAGCATCTTTG GATCTCTGGGGATGCAGCCTTGGACAAAGACATCCTGGGTTCTGTCAGTGAACAGATCCAGAAGAATTTTGCCCGGACACACTGGAAG CGAGCATTCAATGCCACATCATTCCTACATCACATCCGTAAGCTGGGGCAGAGCCCAGAGGGTGAGGAGGTCTCCCGGCAGGGTAGGACCTGTCACAGCCACCCAGGCCTTGGGACTAGCCAGTCCCCCAAGTGGTGA
- the Pnck gene encoding calcium/calmodulin-dependent protein kinase type 1B isoform X2, whose amino-acid sequence MNNKHIKLRDDPSQALVLRPHLCLLPVPPFLPVTITHSQRALSTCSCCACLQDNGKGPRKRSLPRRTMEHEDMLLLKKQTEDISSVYEIREKLGSISHPNIVALEDVHESPSHLYLAMELVTGGELFDRIMERGSYTEKDASHLVGQVLGAVSYLHSLGIVHRDLKPENLLYATPFEDSKIMVSDFGLSKIQAGNMLGTACGTPGYVAPELLEQKPYGKAVDVWALGVISYILLCGYPPFYDESDPELFSQILRASYEFDSPFWDDISESAKDFIRHLLERDPQKRFTCQQALQHLWISGDAALDKDILGSVSEQIQKNFARTHWKRAFNATSFLHHIRKLGQSPEGEEVSRQGRTCHSHPGLGTSQSPKW is encoded by the exons atgaataacaagCACATAAAACTTAGAGACGATCCAAGCCAGGCTTTGGTCCTCAGACCTCACCTGTGCCTTCTTCCTGTGCCCCCATTTCTTCCAGTGACCATCACTCACAGCCAGAGAGCACTCAGCACATGCTCCTGCTGTGCGTGCCTTCAAGACAACGGAAAAGGACCCAGAAAACGCAGCTTACCCCGGAGAACAATGGAACATGAAG acATGCTGCTGCTCAAGAAACAGACGGAGGACATCAGCAGTGTCTATGAGATCCGGGAGAAGCTGGGCTC GATCAGTCACCCCAACATTGTCGCTCTGGAAGACGTTCATGAGAGCCCTTCTCACCTCTACTTGGCCATGGAGCT GGTGACTGGTGGTGAACTGTTTGACCGCATCATGGAGCGGGGCTCCTACACAGAGAAGGATGCCAGCCACCTTGTAGGGCAGGTCCTCGGGGCTGTCTCCTACCTTCATAGCCTGGGCATTGTGCACCGGGACCTCAAG CCTGAAAACCTCCTCTATGCCACACCCTTTGAGGACTCCAAGATCATGGTCTCTGACTTTGGCCTGTCCAAAATACAAGCTGGCAACATGCTAGGCACAGCCTGTGGGACCCCAGGATATGTGG CCCCAGAGCTCCTGGAGCAGAAACCCTACGGGAAGGCCGTAGATGTGTGGGCCCTGGGTGTCATCTCCTACATCCT GCTCTGTGGGTACCCCCCCTTCTACGACGAGAGCGACCCTGAACTCTTCAGCCAGATTCTGAGGGCCAGCTATGAGTTTGATTCTCCCTTTTGGGATGACATCTCAGAATCAG CCAAAGACTTCATCAGGCACCTGCTGGAGCGTGATCCCCAGAAGAGGTTCACCTGCCAACAGGCCTTACAGCATCTTTG GATCTCTGGGGATGCAGCCTTGGACAAAGACATCCTGGGTTCTGTCAGTGAACAGATCCAGAAGAATTTTGCCCGGACACACTGGAAG CGAGCATTCAATGCCACATCATTCCTACATCACATCCGTAAGCTGGGGCAGAGCCCAGAGGGTGAGGAGGTCTCCCGGCAGGGTAGGACCTGTCACAGCCACCCAGGCCTTGGGACTAGCCAGTCCCCCAAGTGGTGA